In the Candidatus Omnitrophota bacterium genome, one interval contains:
- a CDS encoding bifunctional UDP-3-O-[3-hydroxymyristoyl] N-acetylglucosamine deacetylase/3-hydroxyacyl-ACP dehydratase: protein MEQQLTIKNAVETEGTGLHTGTKVKMRLLPAEPNSGISFIRVDLPDSPVIKANTANVMESSRKLRRTSLSCNGVEVHTVEHLLSALSGMMIDNIKVEINGPELPGFDGSAMPFVELIKKAGAQSQPEQKRTFTVKDPIWLEENDTVLAILPDSELKISYMLSYDHPLLRSQYVSVVITPETYEKEIAPTRTFCLEAEAEELRRQGLGKGANFENTLVVGKDGVIKNKLRFSDEFARHKVSDLMGDLYLLGMPLKGHVIAVKSGHPLNVRLLQKIRQQQERMRAGAMESKGPGIVGTPLDINDIKKILPHRYPFLLVDRVIELEDDKRAVGIKNVTMNEFYFPGHFPNMPIMPGVLIMEALAQVAGVMMLNKRENLGKYAFFMSMDKVKFRKAVVPGDQLVLETEVLKLRSKTVQVKAVASVDGKIVAEGEFMFALVGGEEASE, encoded by the coding sequence ATGGAACAACAGCTGACAATAAAAAACGCGGTTGAAACCGAAGGGACCGGCCTGCATACAGGGACGAAGGTGAAAATGCGCCTTTTGCCCGCCGAACCTAATTCCGGCATAAGCTTTATCCGCGTAGACCTTCCGGATTCGCCGGTGATAAAAGCGAATACCGCCAATGTCATGGAATCCAGCCGCAAACTGAGGAGGACATCGCTTTCATGCAACGGCGTAGAAGTCCATACGGTGGAGCACCTGCTGTCGGCGCTCAGCGGGATGATGATAGACAATATCAAGGTCGAGATAAACGGCCCCGAGCTTCCCGGTTTCGACGGTTCCGCGATGCCGTTTGTCGAGCTGATAAAGAAAGCAGGCGCGCAGTCGCAGCCGGAACAGAAAAGGACCTTTACGGTAAAAGACCCGATCTGGCTCGAGGAGAACGATACGGTCCTGGCCATACTTCCCGATTCCGAATTAAAGATATCTTATATGTTGAGCTACGACCACCCGTTGCTCAGGTCCCAGTACGTCTCGGTCGTGATAACGCCTGAGACTTATGAGAAAGAGATAGCCCCGACGAGGACATTCTGCCTGGAGGCCGAGGCCGAGGAGCTGAGACGGCAGGGGCTGGGCAAAGGCGCGAACTTCGAAAACACCCTCGTTGTCGGCAAGGACGGCGTCATAAAGAATAAATTAAGGTTTAGCGATGAGTTCGCGCGCCACAAAGTCTCGGACCTTATGGGAGACCTTTACCTTTTGGGCATGCCCTTAAAAGGCCATGTGATAGCCGTAAAATCCGGGCATCCGCTCAACGTCAGGCTTTTACAGAAGATAAGGCAGCAGCAGGAGCGCATGCGCGCCGGCGCCATGGAAAGCAAAGGCCCCGGCATCGTTGGCACTCCCCTCGATATCAACGATATAAAGAAGATACTGCCTCACCGTTACCCGTTCCTGTTGGTTGACAGGGTCATAGAACTCGAGGACGACAAGAGAGCGGTGGGCATAAAGAACGTCACGATGAACGAATTTTATTTCCCGGGTCATTTTCCGAACATGCCGATAATGCCCGGAGTGCTCATAATGGAAGCGCTGGCGCAGGTCGCCGGCGTGATGATGCTCAACAAAAGGGAAAATCTCGGGAAATACGCTTTCTTCATGTCGATGGACAAGGTAAAATTCCGTAAAGCGGTCGTGCCCGGGGACCAGCTTGTCCTTGAGACCGAGGTGCTGAAACTGCGCTCCAAGACCGTCCAGGTGAAGGCTGTCGCGAGCGTCGACGGGAAAATTGTGGCCGAAGGCGAATTCATGTTCGCCCTGGTCGGCGGTGAAGAGGCTTCGGAATAA
- the lpxA gene encoding acyl-ACP--UDP-N-acetylglucosamine O-acyltransferase — protein MQIHSTAIVDKKAELADGVEVGPYCIIGPDVKIGSGTVIGAHAVIDGHTTIGRDNRIFTGAVIGSITQDLKFKGEKSYVKIGDNNIIREYVTVNMGTNKESSTVIGNKVLLMAYCHVAHDCVIKDGAIIANCGTFAGYVTVEEKADIGGLTGVHQFVRIGKLAIIGGCSKVTQDVVPYSMSDGHPLKVYGLNTVGLERADVPQASRNSLKKAFKILFNSGLTVPHALDEIKSEVPECPEVDYLIDFTAASERGISR, from the coding sequence GTGCAAATCCACTCTACAGCGATCGTAGATAAAAAGGCAGAGTTGGCCGACGGAGTTGAAGTCGGCCCTTATTGTATAATCGGTCCGGACGTCAAGATCGGCAGCGGAACCGTAATAGGCGCGCACGCCGTGATCGACGGGCACACGACTATCGGCCGCGATAACAGGATATTCACCGGGGCCGTGATAGGCTCCATCACGCAGGACCTGAAATTCAAGGGCGAAAAAAGTTACGTCAAGATAGGCGACAACAATATCATTCGCGAATACGTTACCGTAAATATGGGAACGAACAAAGAGTCCTCCACCGTGATAGGCAATAAGGTCCTTTTGATGGCATATTGCCATGTGGCGCACGACTGCGTCATAAAAGACGGGGCAATCATCGCCAATTGCGGCACGTTCGCCGGTTATGTCACCGTCGAGGAGAAGGCCGATATCGGGGGCCTTACCGGCGTCCACCAGTTCGTTCGCATAGGAAAGCTCGCTATCATAGGCGGCTGTTCGAAAGTCACGCAGGACGTGGTGCCTTATTCGATGAGCGACGGCCATCCGCTGAAAGTATACGGCCTCAATACCGTCGGGCTCGAAAGGGCCGACGTCCCCCAGGCATCGCGGAATTCCCTTAAAAAAGCTTTCAAGATACTCTTTAATTCGGGGCTTACCGTCCCTCATGCGCTGGACGAGATAAAGTCGGAAGTCCCGGAATGCCCCGAAGTAGACTACCTTATAGATTTCACGGCTGCCTCTGAACGGGGCATCTCAAGATAA
- a CDS encoding ammonium transporter, translating into MFKKITAFLAIFTITIGVSCLAFAQDPSGAETLAQNPNSPVDYVWVLVCGFLVFFMQAGFAMVEAGFCRAKNATNLMAKNTIDFVTASLIFMAFGFAFMMGNDYNGIIGTSGWFLHGPNYDVGRYLLFFWQLVFAGTAATIVSGAIAERLKFKAYFLYSIMVTAVIYPIYGHWVWGGGWLSKLPFGIGHVDFAGSGVVHAIGGFVGLAGAMVLGPRFGKFNKERKPRAIPGHSITLAALGTFILWFGWFGFNPGSTFSAHQLRIAVIAVNTNLAAAAGAAVAILLVFMKTKKWDVGMMLNGCLAGLVAVTAPCAWIEAWAAVVIGAIAGTIVVVGVYFWENRGVDDPVGAVSVHGLNGVWGLISVGLFADGTYGLGSTSAPFVKGLFYGGGYGQLIAQLIGAAVCVSWAFILGFIGFKLMDRLFGIRVSPQEELKGLDIPEHGTPAYPNFYTYSN; encoded by the coding sequence ATGTTTAAGAAAATAACGGCTTTTCTCGCGATATTCACGATAACGATAGGAGTGTCCTGCCTGGCGTTTGCCCAGGATCCCAGCGGCGCGGAGACGCTGGCGCAGAACCCGAACTCTCCGGTCGATTACGTATGGGTGCTCGTCTGCGGCTTCCTGGTATTCTTCATGCAGGCCGGGTTTGCGATGGTGGAGGCCGGTTTCTGCAGGGCCAAGAACGCCACAAACCTCATGGCAAAGAACACTATAGACTTTGTCACTGCGTCGCTTATTTTCATGGCTTTTGGCTTCGCCTTCATGATGGGAAATGACTACAACGGCATCATAGGTACTTCCGGATGGTTTCTTCACGGCCCGAACTATGATGTCGGAAGATACCTCCTGTTCTTCTGGCAGTTGGTATTTGCCGGGACCGCAGCTACGATAGTCTCCGGAGCTATCGCGGAAAGGCTGAAATTTAAAGCCTATTTCCTTTACAGTATCATGGTCACGGCCGTTATATATCCAATATATGGGCATTGGGTATGGGGTGGAGGATGGCTTTCCAAACTGCCTTTTGGGATCGGTCATGTTGATTTTGCCGGCTCCGGAGTTGTCCATGCGATAGGCGGTTTTGTAGGTCTTGCGGGTGCCATGGTCCTCGGGCCGCGTTTCGGAAAATTCAACAAGGAAAGAAAGCCAAGGGCTATACCGGGCCACAGCATAACCCTCGCCGCGCTAGGCACTTTTATCCTCTGGTTCGGATGGTTTGGGTTCAATCCCGGATCGACTTTTTCCGCTCACCAGCTCAGGATAGCGGTGATAGCCGTCAACACCAATCTCGCCGCAGCGGCCGGCGCGGCAGTTGCAATATTGCTTGTTTTCATGAAGACGAAGAAATGGGATGTCGGCATGATGCTTAACGGTTGCCTTGCAGGCCTTGTCGCTGTTACCGCACCCTGCGCTTGGATCGAGGCGTGGGCCGCGGTTGTCATAGGTGCCATCGCCGGAACGATTGTAGTCGTCGGCGTCTATTTCTGGGAGAACCGCGGTGTGGATGATCCGGTAGGCGCTGTCAGCGTCCACGGGTTAAACGGTGTCTGGGGCTTGATAAGCGTCGGGCTGTTTGCCGACGGAACATACGGTCTGGGTTCTACTTCAGCGCCTTTCGTAAAGGGCCTGTTCTATGGTGGCGGGTACGGCCAGCTGATAGCCCAGCTGATAGGCGCTGCCGTATGCGTTTCATGGGCGTTCATATTGGGCTTTATCGGGTTCAAATTGATGGATAGGTTATTCGGCATAAGAGTTTCGCCGCAGGAGGAACTCAAGGGCTTGGATATTCCTGAGCACGGGACGCCCGCTTATCCCAATTTCTATACGTATAGTAATTAG
- the lpxI gene encoding UDP-2,3-diacylglucosamine diphosphatase LpxI (LpxI, functionally equivalent to LpxH, replaces it in LPS biosynthesis in a minority of bacteria.), which yields MDTIGLIAGKSDFPLLFAKAARSKGVKVIAVGIEGETRPEVEKLVDKFYWVKLGELSKVLEVFKAEGVKKAVMAGGVTKSRIFNEALKIDGLMKSILVRALDKKDDTLLSMITATLKSAGIDLLDSTLFLEDLLPAEGVPTKAKPALSQEEDIRFGARVAREVAGLDIGLSIFVKDKAVIAVEDIEGTDAMIRRGGRLAGAGGVIIKVARPKQNMKFDIPVIGPQTIRSMVEVKAACLAIEAKKTLIIDKEETIALADNNGISIIAVKM from the coding sequence ATGGACACCATAGGACTTATCGCGGGTAAAAGCGATTTTCCGCTGCTTTTCGCCAAAGCAGCGAGATCGAAAGGCGTGAAGGTTATCGCCGTGGGCATCGAGGGCGAGACCAGGCCCGAGGTGGAAAAGCTCGTCGACAAATTTTACTGGGTAAAACTCGGCGAACTCTCCAAGGTGCTCGAGGTCTTCAAGGCCGAAGGCGTCAAAAAAGCCGTGATGGCCGGCGGGGTCACTAAATCCAGGATATTCAACGAAGCGCTGAAGATCGACGGGTTGATGAAATCGATCCTTGTCAGGGCTCTGGACAAAAAAGACGATACCCTGTTATCGATGATCACCGCAACGCTGAAATCGGCCGGCATAGACCTGCTGGATTCGACGCTTTTCCTCGAGGACCTGCTGCCGGCAGAAGGCGTGCCGACGAAGGCGAAACCGGCACTTTCGCAAGAGGAGGATATCAGGTTCGGCGCGAGGGTCGCGAGGGAAGTGGCCGGCCTGGATATAGGGCTTTCGATATTCGTAAAAGATAAGGCCGTAATAGCGGTCGAGGATATTGAGGGGACCGACGCTATGATAAGACGCGGCGGACGGCTTGCCGGCGCGGGCGGAGTCATAATAAAAGTCGCGCGACCGAAGCAGAATATGAAATTCGACATCCCGGTCATAGGGCCTCAGACTATACGTTCGATGGTTGAGGTGAAGGCGGCCTGCCTCGCGATAGAGGCAAAGAAGACGCTTATAATAGATAAAGAAGAAACGATCGCTCTCGCGGACAATAATGGTATTTCCATAATAGCGGTAAAAATGTGA
- a CDS encoding response regulator transcription factor: protein MSGILILGIEDEGLKRAKKALKDADHQVYSCDEADIKPVYEETLKRRPDVIVLDFASPKNFDAQAVLRAFKKDRFLKDTPVFAVLPEDGMRLLDNLSGIGDFIIAPFNGAELVARVKALLKKVIPTDSDDMIKISDLIIDVSRYEVSLNGSKVELTFKEYELLKFLASNKGRVYSRDQLLDKIWGYDYYGGTRTVDVHIRRLRSKIEDRKHTFIETIRNIGYKFIA, encoded by the coding sequence GTGAGCGGTATCCTTATATTAGGCATAGAGGACGAAGGCCTTAAGCGCGCCAAAAAAGCGCTGAAAGACGCTGATCACCAGGTCTATTCCTGCGATGAGGCCGATATAAAACCGGTCTACGAAGAGACGCTGAAGAGGCGGCCGGATGTCATAGTCCTCGATTTCGCCTCCCCCAAGAATTTCGATGCGCAGGCTGTCCTGCGCGCCTTCAAGAAAGACAGGTTCCTGAAAGATACTCCTGTCTTTGCCGTCCTGCCTGAAGACGGGATGCGGCTTCTCGATAACCTTTCAGGCATCGGCGATTTCATAATTGCCCCGTTTAACGGCGCAGAGCTTGTAGCGCGCGTCAAGGCGCTCCTCAAAAAAGTCATACCGACCGATTCCGATGACATGATAAAGATAAGCGACCTAATCATAGATGTATCAAGATACGAAGTGTCATTGAACGGCAGCAAGGTGGAGCTCACGTTCAAAGAATACGAACTCCTTAAATTCCTCGCCTCAAACAAAGGCCGCGTCTATTCCCGGGACCAGCTGCTCGACAAGATCTGGGGATACGATTACTACGGCGGTACCCGCACGGTGGATGTCCATATCCGCCGCCTCCGCAGCAAGATAGAGGACCGGAAGCATACCTTTATCGAGACCATCCGCAACATCGGCTACAAATTCATCGCTTAA